A DNA window from Corynebacterium ciconiae DSM 44920 contains the following coding sequences:
- a CDS encoding RecB family exonuclease, translating into MAQLALSPSRASDYQRCPLLYRLRAIDKIPEPTTLPQVKGTLVHAVLEEMHKKNRSERDFPRAVKKLKPLWAEMVNKDPELNELVPEEDLYDFLVECRSLLRGYFEMENPQGFDAERCEMYVSTTLPNGVPVRGFIDRVDIAPTGEVRVVDYKTGKKPLPRYSHDATFQMRFYALVYWRLHGVIPHQLRLMYLKVIDSMFLTPSKEELEFFERDLGDLWEKIVADGLSGTFRPRTSKLCGWCSHQSLCPAFGGTPPEYPGWPGPQQALPLATGDGAAAYTTNEDA; encoded by the coding sequence ATGGCACAGCTAGCACTTTCCCCATCCCGCGCTTCGGATTATCAGCGTTGCCCATTGCTCTACCGCCTCCGGGCAATCGACAAAATTCCCGAGCCCACCACCCTGCCTCAGGTTAAAGGAACCTTGGTGCATGCGGTGCTCGAGGAGATGCACAAGAAAAACCGCTCCGAGCGCGATTTTCCCCGAGCGGTGAAAAAGCTCAAACCCCTGTGGGCGGAGATGGTGAACAAGGATCCCGAGCTCAATGAGCTCGTCCCCGAGGAAGACCTTTACGATTTCTTGGTGGAATGCCGCAGTCTGCTGCGCGGTTATTTCGAGATGGAAAATCCGCAAGGCTTCGACGCCGAGCGTTGTGAAATGTATGTATCCACGACCCTGCCCAATGGGGTGCCGGTGCGCGGATTCATCGACCGAGTAGATATTGCCCCCACCGGCGAGGTGCGGGTGGTGGATTATAAAACAGGCAAAAAGCCTCTTCCCCGCTATTCTCATGACGCCACCTTTCAGATGCGGTTTTATGCCCTGGTCTATTGGCGCCTCCATGGGGTGATTCCCCACCAGCTGCGGCTGATGTACCTCAAGGTGATCGACTCGATGTTCCTCACCCCTTCGAAGGAAGAACTCGAGTTCTTTGAACGCGATCTGGGCGACTTGTGGGAGAAGATCGTGGCCGATGGTCTCAGCGGCACATTCCGCCCCCGCACCTCGAAGCTGTGTGGCTGGTGCTCTCATCAGTCGCTCTGCCCCGCCTTCGGTGGTACGCCGCCGGAGTATCCCGGATGGCCTGGCCCCCAGCAAGCCCTGCCCCTAGCCACCGGCGATGGCGCCGCGGCTTACACTACTAACGAGGACGCCTAG
- a CDS encoding LysR family transcriptional regulator produces MSLRDLPDLRALRVLVDIARLGSFGAAARAHGMSQQAVSERMRRLEGELGATLFQRGPSGAQLTAAGERVYATALDILMSSSNLDDALELERHPHAPRISVYASRTVSEYYLPRWYAALRRSYPQARLEMLAANSAEVATAVAQGHTSLGFIESVQVPVPTTVGGPRVLSASVVGHDQLSVVARPDHPWAQVGSITCDELARTPVIVRERGSGTREVLEAAIGSLQVTPVAEASSPTAVTNLALHTGCPAVVPRVSVATRLERQELVEVDLADATLDRPIRALWRTGARPRGAAALMVRAAREANATSNQPR; encoded by the coding sequence ATGTCTTTGAGGGATCTTCCTGATCTGCGGGCTTTGCGGGTGCTGGTCGATATCGCCCGCCTCGGTTCTTTCGGCGCCGCCGCCCGAGCCCATGGGATGAGCCAACAAGCGGTATCGGAGCGGATGCGCAGGCTCGAAGGCGAACTCGGAGCCACCCTCTTTCAACGCGGCCCGAGCGGCGCACAGCTCACAGCTGCCGGCGAAAGGGTCTACGCTACCGCGCTCGATATCTTGATGAGCTCCTCCAACCTAGACGATGCCCTCGAGCTTGAGCGTCATCCTCACGCCCCGCGGATCAGCGTGTATGCCTCCCGCACAGTCAGCGAGTACTACCTACCGCGCTGGTATGCCGCCCTACGCCGCAGCTACCCACAGGCCCGACTGGAGATGCTGGCCGCCAACTCGGCAGAGGTGGCCACCGCGGTAGCTCAAGGACACACCAGCCTCGGCTTCATTGAATCCGTGCAGGTTCCCGTGCCCACCACGGTCGGCGGGCCGCGGGTGTTGAGTGCCTCAGTGGTCGGGCACGACCAGCTCAGCGTGGTGGCCCGTCCCGATCATCCCTGGGCACAGGTGGGATCCATCACCTGTGACGAGCTGGCACGCACGCCCGTGATTGTGCGCGAACGCGGCTCGGGCACCCGAGAGGTCCTCGAGGCCGCGATAGGCTCGCTCCAGGTGACTCCGGTGGCCGAGGCAAGCAGTCCCACCGCGGTGACCAATCTGGCGCTTCACACTGGTTGCCCCGCGGTGGTGCCGCGGGTGAGCGTCGCTACGCGTCTCGAGCGCCAGGAATTGGTGGAGGTAGATCTCGCCGATGCGACCCTCGACCGGCCCATTCGTGCCCTATGGCGCACCGGCGCACGTCCCCGCGGGGCGGCGGCGTTGATGGTTCGAGCCGCGCGTGAGGCCAATGCCACGAGCAACCAGCCTCGCTAG
- the aspA gene encoding aspartate ammonia-lyase produces MASTAAFRTEVDLLGEMQVSNDAYYGVHTLRAMHNFKISGTTINDVPEFIRGMVTVKKATAMANHRLGVLAKEKAEAIVWACDQILEHNVAMDQFPIDVFQGGAGTSVNMNTNEVVANLALERIGKNKGEYAFINPNDDVNMSQSTNDAYPSGFRLGVYAAVQNLVDKIDALGASFAAKGEEFAGVIKMGRTQLQDAVPMTLGDEFTGFSVNLGEEHEVIQQAAHRLLSLNLGATAIGTGLNTPERYQETIIEAMREVTGLDISASENLIEATSDCGAYVLLHGALKRAAMKLSKICNDLRLLSSGPRAGLNEINLPEMQAGSSIMPAKVNPVIPEVVNQVCFKVFGNDSVVTWASEAGQLQLNVMEPAIGQAMFESISLLGNACDTLREKCVDGITANEDVCRGYVDNSIGVITYLNPFIGHHNGDLIGKEAARTGRSVRELVLERGLLDEATLDEVLSVDNLMHPKFKAAHQQH; encoded by the coding sequence ATGGCTTCGACCGCCGCGTTCCGCACTGAAGTTGATCTGCTAGGAGAAATGCAGGTTTCGAATGACGCTTATTATGGCGTCCACACTCTCCGCGCAATGCACAACTTCAAGATCTCCGGCACCACCATTAATGATGTTCCTGAATTTATTCGGGGAATGGTCACGGTGAAAAAGGCTACGGCTATGGCTAATCACCGTTTGGGTGTGCTGGCTAAGGAAAAGGCTGAGGCCATCGTGTGGGCGTGCGATCAGATCCTTGAGCACAACGTGGCCATGGATCAGTTCCCGATCGATGTCTTCCAGGGCGGCGCGGGCACCTCGGTGAACATGAATACCAATGAAGTGGTGGCCAATCTGGCACTGGAGCGGATTGGCAAGAACAAGGGCGAGTACGCCTTCATCAATCCCAATGACGATGTGAACATGAGCCAGTCCACCAACGATGCCTACCCCTCTGGGTTCCGGCTGGGCGTTTACGCCGCGGTGCAGAACTTGGTGGACAAGATCGACGCACTGGGGGCTTCCTTCGCCGCGAAGGGCGAGGAGTTCGCCGGCGTGATCAAGATGGGACGCACCCAATTGCAGGATGCCGTGCCGATGACCCTGGGCGATGAGTTCACGGGCTTTTCGGTGAATCTGGGGGAGGAGCACGAGGTGATTCAGCAAGCCGCCCATCGCCTGCTCTCGCTGAATCTGGGCGCCACTGCCATCGGCACTGGGCTCAACACCCCAGAGCGCTACCAAGAGACCATCATCGAGGCCATGCGGGAGGTGACAGGTCTCGACATCTCGGCGTCGGAAAACCTCATTGAGGCTACCAGCGACTGCGGCGCCTACGTGCTCTTACACGGCGCCTTGAAGCGGGCCGCAATGAAGCTGTCGAAGATCTGCAACGATCTGCGCCTGCTGTCCTCCGGCCCCCGCGCTGGCCTCAATGAGATCAACCTGCCCGAGATGCAGGCGGGCTCCTCGATCATGCCGGCCAAGGTCAACCCCGTCATCCCCGAAGTGGTTAACCAGGTGTGCTTCAAGGTCTTCGGCAATGACAGCGTTGTCACCTGGGCTTCTGAGGCTGGCCAGCTGCAGTTGAACGTGATGGAACCGGCCATCGGCCAAGCGATGTTCGAGAGTATCTCCCTGCTGGGCAACGCCTGCGATACGCTGCGCGAGAAGTGCGTGGATGGGATCACCGCCAACGAGGATGTCTGCCGCGGCTACGTAGATAACTCCATCGGCGTGATCACCTATCTCAACCCCTTCATCGGCCACCACAATGGCGATCTGATTGGTAAGGAGGCCGCCCGCACCGGCCGCAGCGTCCGGGAGTTGGTGCTCGAGCGTGGCTTGTTGGATGAAGCAACCCTCGACGAGGTCCTCAGCGTGGACAACCTCATGCACCCGAAGTTCAAGGCCGCCCACCAGCAGCACTAG
- a CDS encoding HAD family hydrolase → MLKAIFWDMDGTLVDSEPLWGVATYELSEEVGRRLTPELREKTVGGNFDNTLRICASHAGVELAELDYDGLRERMYTRVSELFAHQLEPVPGMVELLSECARRNVAMAITTNTPRQLAHHAVTAVGEHFFDTAFFGDQVPQPKPAPDMYQLAAQHFGLDPHECLVFEDSITGMQAATAAGCRVIGVVADPHTPTPDRVRTLGELHGSIDFSTITADMVEQWFEQLP, encoded by the coding sequence GTGCTTAAGGCTATTTTCTGGGATATGGACGGCACCCTAGTGGACTCTGAGCCACTGTGGGGTGTGGCCACCTACGAGCTCTCTGAGGAGGTGGGCCGCCGGCTCACTCCCGAGTTAAGGGAGAAGACCGTGGGCGGCAACTTTGATAACACGCTGAGAATCTGTGCCAGCCACGCTGGGGTAGAGCTGGCAGAGCTGGATTATGACGGCCTGCGCGAGCGCATGTACACGCGTGTAAGCGAACTCTTTGCCCACCAGCTCGAGCCAGTACCCGGCATGGTGGAGCTATTGAGCGAGTGTGCTCGCCGCAACGTAGCGATGGCGATCACCACCAACACTCCGCGCCAGTTAGCGCATCATGCTGTCACGGCCGTGGGCGAGCACTTCTTTGACACCGCCTTCTTCGGTGATCAGGTGCCACAGCCCAAGCCTGCGCCTGACATGTACCAGCTGGCCGCGCAGCACTTCGGCTTGGATCCGCATGAGTGCCTTGTGTTTGAAGATTCCATCACCGGAATGCAGGCCGCCACGGCCGCGGGCTGCCGCGTCATCGGGGTGGTGGCTGATCCCCACACACCCACTCCTGATCGGGTGCGCACACTCGGCGAGCTGCACGGCTCCATTGATTTCTCCACCATCACCGCCGATATGGTCGAGCAGTGGTTTGAGCAGTTGCCCTAG
- a CDS encoding anaerobic C4-dicarboxylate transporter, whose product MEEPAVLVALQIIIVLAAIILGARLGSIAIGFAGGLGVLLLGLTGVPVTREDIPFDVIGIIMAVIAAIAAMQRAGGMDYLVHWAERVLRSNPKRITYYAPVVTYLMTLLAGTGHTAFSTLPVIAEVAKEGKVRPSRPLSVAVVASQMAITASPISAAVVFMASIMEPLGVGYLQLLAVVIPSTFLAIFPTAFLANRMGKELEDDPVYQSRLEQGLVKPPQGAREYTAPAGARASVVIFLVAIVLVMVYATLISDQVGLISDPTLPRNEAIMTIMLSTAAIIVLVCKIPAAEIVGTQVFKAGMSACVCVMGVAWLGTTIINNYLEQITAFSEDFLTDYPWTLAVILFFAAALLYSQAATTKALMPAALAVGVSPLTAVASFAAVSSLFILPTYPTLLAAVEMDDTGSTRIGKAVFNHPFLIPGTVCIALAVALGFLFGGVII is encoded by the coding sequence ATGGAGGAACCAGCAGTGCTTGTTGCGTTACAGATCATCATCGTCCTCGCGGCGATCATCCTCGGCGCCCGCCTTGGATCCATCGCCATTGGCTTCGCCGGTGGCCTCGGCGTGCTCCTTCTCGGGCTCACCGGGGTGCCGGTGACCCGCGAGGACATTCCTTTCGACGTCATCGGCATCATCATGGCCGTGATTGCCGCTATCGCCGCGATGCAACGCGCCGGCGGCATGGACTACTTGGTGCACTGGGCTGAGCGGGTGCTCCGATCCAACCCCAAGCGCATCACCTACTACGCACCAGTGGTCACTTATCTCATGACTCTTCTGGCTGGTACCGGTCACACTGCCTTTTCCACACTGCCGGTGATTGCCGAGGTTGCTAAGGAAGGCAAGGTGCGCCCCTCTCGACCTCTCTCGGTGGCGGTGGTGGCCTCGCAGATGGCGATTACTGCCTCCCCGATCTCTGCGGCAGTGGTGTTTATGGCCTCCATCATGGAGCCGCTCGGCGTGGGCTATCTGCAGCTTCTCGCGGTGGTGATTCCTTCCACCTTCTTGGCTATCTTCCCCACGGCTTTCCTCGCTAACCGCATGGGCAAGGAGCTGGAGGACGATCCGGTGTATCAGTCGCGGCTCGAGCAGGGCTTGGTGAAGCCGCCGCAGGGCGCACGCGAATACACTGCGCCGGCTGGGGCCCGCGCCTCGGTCGTGATCTTCTTAGTCGCCATCGTGTTGGTGATGGTGTACGCCACGCTCATCTCGGATCAGGTCGGCCTGATTAGCGATCCCACTCTGCCGCGCAATGAGGCCATCATGACGATCATGCTCAGCACCGCCGCGATCATCGTGCTGGTATGCAAGATTCCCGCCGCGGAGATCGTGGGCACCCAGGTATTCAAGGCTGGGATGAGCGCCTGCGTGTGCGTGATGGGTGTGGCATGGCTGGGTACCACCATCATTAATAACTACCTGGAGCAGATCACGGCGTTCTCGGAGGACTTCCTCACCGATTATCCGTGGACGCTCGCGGTGATTCTCTTCTTCGCCGCCGCGCTACTGTACTCGCAGGCCGCCACCACCAAGGCTTTGATGCCGGCCGCCCTCGCGGTGGGGGTTTCCCCGCTCACGGCCGTAGCGTCCTTCGCGGCAGTATCCTCGCTGTTTATCCTGCCCACCTATCCCACGCTGCTGGCCGCAGTGGAGATGGATGATACCGGCTCTACCCGCATCGGCAAGGCCGTGTTCAACCACCCCTTCTTGATCCCTGGCACCGTCTGCATCGCGCTTGCGGTTGCCTTGGGCTTCCTCTTCGGCGGTGTGATCATCTAG
- a CDS encoding DUF2867 domain-containing protein: MLNAHKRTFEDERSAEFYHSPHAVFAVLERIGGENGWFSLRLPWVIRGRIDELLGGPGLRRPRRHPRTLQEGDAVGFFLVSEIDRPTRLVLKVAARLPGKATLSWEIHGHTLTQRARFHSESHAGNLYWYALLPIHLFILSSMLKGIIRSA; this comes from the coding sequence ATGCTTAACGCCCACAAACGCACTTTTGAAGACGAGCGCAGCGCCGAGTTTTACCACTCTCCTCACGCTGTGTTCGCCGTGCTCGAACGCATCGGCGGCGAGAATGGTTGGTTCTCGCTGCGGTTGCCTTGGGTGATCCGTGGCCGAATCGATGAGCTTCTCGGTGGGCCTGGCTTGCGCCGGCCGCGCCGTCACCCGCGCACCTTGCAGGAAGGCGATGCGGTGGGGTTTTTCCTTGTCTCTGAGATCGACCGCCCCACGCGGCTCGTACTGAAGGTGGCGGCGCGGCTGCCGGGCAAGGCCACGCTATCGTGGGAGATTCACGGCCACACTCTCACTCAGCGGGCCCGTTTTCATAGCGAATCGCACGCAGGAAACCTCTATTGGTACGCCCTGTTGCCCATTCATCTCTTCATACTTTCTTCCATGCTCAAGGGGATTATTCGTAGTGCTTAA
- a CDS encoding phosphoribosyl-ATP diphosphatase produces MKDFESLYAELLDRKKNRPADSGTVAALDAGVHSLGKKVIEEAGEVWMAAEYQSDEELAEELSQLIYWAQVIMVARGISPEDVYKHL; encoded by the coding sequence GTGAAAGATTTTGAATCGCTGTACGCAGAACTCCTCGACCGCAAGAAGAATCGGCCCGCCGATTCAGGCACTGTAGCCGCCCTCGACGCGGGGGTGCATTCCCTGGGCAAGAAGGTGATCGAAGAAGCCGGCGAGGTGTGGATGGCAGCGGAGTACCAGTCAGATGAGGAATTAGCCGAGGAACTCTCGCAGCTCATCTACTGGGCCCAGGTGATCATGGTGGCTCGCGGTATTAGCCCCGAAGACGTGTACAAGCACCTCTAA
- the hisG gene encoding ATP phosphoribosyltransferase, giving the protein MLKVAVPNKGSLSEKAMAILTEAGYPSRGDSKALTVVDKRNDVEFFFLRPKDIAIYVASGQLDLGITGRDLAADCREETEEVLALGFGDSTFRFAAPADEQWSIEDLEGARIATSYPNLVRSYLRANDIDASVIRLEGAVEISIKLGVANVIADVVSTGRTLRTQGLAPFGEPIISSEAVVVGRKGHEVTQEQRVLLRRIEGILHAHNYLMLDYNVEASKLDECVAITPGISGPTVSPLALDEWRAVRAMVPREDANTVMDRLAAVGAKAILASEIAIARI; this is encoded by the coding sequence ATGTTGAAAGTGGCAGTTCCCAACAAGGGATCTCTGTCTGAAAAGGCCATGGCCATCCTCACCGAGGCGGGATATCCCTCCCGTGGTGATTCCAAGGCTCTGACTGTCGTGGACAAGCGTAACGACGTTGAGTTCTTCTTCCTTCGACCGAAGGATATTGCCATCTACGTGGCCAGCGGCCAGCTGGATCTGGGCATCACCGGCCGCGACCTGGCCGCGGATTGCCGCGAAGAGACCGAGGAGGTGCTCGCTCTCGGTTTCGGCGATTCCACCTTCCGCTTCGCCGCCCCGGCCGATGAGCAATGGAGCATCGAGGATCTCGAGGGGGCCCGCATCGCCACCTCCTATCCGAACCTCGTGCGTTCTTACCTGCGAGCGAACGATATCGATGCCAGCGTGATTCGCCTCGAAGGGGCAGTGGAGATTTCCATCAAGCTGGGCGTGGCCAATGTTATTGCGGACGTAGTCTCTACCGGCCGCACTTTGCGCACTCAGGGCCTAGCGCCCTTCGGCGAGCCCATCATTAGCTCCGAGGCCGTGGTCGTGGGCCGCAAGGGCCACGAGGTAACCCAGGAGCAGCGGGTGCTGCTGCGCCGCATCGAAGGCATCCTGCACGCCCACAACTACCTCATGCTCGACTACAACGTTGAAGCCAGCAAATTGGATGAATGCGTGGCCATCACCCCGGGTATCTCTGGGCCCACGGTGTCGCCGCTGGCGCTCGATGAATGGCGTGCGGTGCGCGCCATGGTGCCGCGCGAGGACGCGAACACCGTCATGGATCGCCTCGCCGCGGTGGGTGCGAAGGCTATTCTCGCCTCCGAGATCGCCATCGCTCGCATCTAA
- a CDS encoding TDT family transporter yields the protein MNHDTSTSQTPPAAASQPTSTARGTGMPSARILRSQRNLMVPGPGPAWFGAVMGTGILSNLLITVGDQRVLGAGMLVLGWLMLVGLTIGFFGRSSRDRAVLLSSITDIGQCTGWGMVAMGYLSVGAATPVVLGAWNAPAGVMDTAWTVDLVMWLIGASIGIVGAFGMGYVIIGKRLPEPRPVWGLPIVAPMVAATTGASQVPQMASTSAAVWLLMASTACFFIALVLASIIFLLSYMHAWRRSPLPPAALTSAWIPLGIIGQSSAAAQVIARQAAAMAQPEVQSSILRIADVYGLVMMVLGIPMLLAAFYLSYSGFLTGMPVHPGWWALTFPVGTLALGTHFLGLHMPLFDALSHAFLMLLCAHWLIAAYGSVRSIAAVRRRGDGAQA from the coding sequence GTGAATCACGATACATCCACCTCCCAGACCCCGCCCGCAGCGGCATCCCAGCCTACTTCAACGGCACGAGGCACCGGCATGCCCAGTGCCCGTATTCTGCGGAGCCAGCGCAACCTCATGGTTCCCGGACCAGGTCCGGCGTGGTTTGGCGCCGTCATGGGCACCGGCATCCTCTCCAACCTTTTGATTACCGTCGGCGATCAGCGGGTGCTCGGCGCCGGCATGCTGGTACTGGGCTGGCTGATGCTGGTGGGCCTGACTATCGGCTTCTTTGGCCGCAGCAGCCGCGATCGGGCCGTACTGCTCTCTTCGATCACCGATATCGGCCAGTGCACCGGCTGGGGCATGGTGGCCATGGGTTATCTCTCGGTGGGGGCTGCCACCCCTGTGGTGCTCGGGGCGTGGAACGCCCCAGCCGGGGTGATGGACACCGCGTGGACAGTGGATCTGGTGATGTGGCTGATCGGCGCCTCGATCGGCATTGTCGGCGCTTTCGGCATGGGGTATGTGATCATCGGCAAACGCTTGCCCGAGCCGCGCCCGGTGTGGGGTCTGCCGATCGTGGCACCGATGGTCGCTGCAACGACGGGCGCGTCACAGGTGCCGCAGATGGCGTCGACAAGCGCCGCAGTATGGCTGCTCATGGCCTCCACCGCCTGCTTCTTCATCGCCCTGGTGCTGGCCTCGATCATCTTCTTGCTGTCCTATATGCACGCCTGGCGGCGCTCTCCCCTGCCGCCGGCGGCGCTGACCTCGGCGTGGATCCCCCTAGGCATTATCGGCCAATCGAGTGCCGCCGCCCAAGTGATTGCGCGCCAAGCGGCCGCGATGGCCCAACCCGAGGTGCAGTCGTCGATCCTGCGCATCGCGGATGTCTATGGGTTGGTGATGATGGTGCTCGGCATTCCGATGTTGCTCGCAGCCTTCTACCTGAGCTACTCCGGTTTTCTCACCGGCATGCCAGTGCACCCAGGTTGGTGGGCGCTCACCTTCCCCGTGGGCACATTGGCTCTCGGTACCCACTTTTTAGGCCTGCACATGCCGCTTTTCGACGCCCTGAGCCACGCCTTTTTAATGCTGCTCTGCGCCCACTGGCTCATAGCCGCCTATGGCTCGGTGCGGAGCATCGCTGCGGTGCGCCGCCGCGGCGACGGCGCGCAGGCCTAG